Genomic window (bacterium):
CCTGCGGCTTATCCAGTTTTACTAATTCTTGAAAAAGCGGATTTTTATCACTAACTTGATTAATAATCAAGGAGAATATCCCTATGGGCCAGACCTTTGCGGAAAAGATACTGGGCGCCAAGGCCGGTAAGCGTGTTGCGCCGGGTGAGATTGTTGAGGTGTTCCCAGACATCGCCATGAGCCATGACAACACCGCGGCCATCGCCAAGACGTTCAAAGAGATCGGCGTCACTCGCCTTCATGATCCGCAGCGGCATGTGATTATCCTCGATCACTGCGTGCCCGCGGCCAACGAGAAATTCGCCCAGAACCACAAAGACATCCGTGCTTTTGTTCAGGAGCAGGGCATCGACCATTTTTTTGATATTGAGCGCGGCATCTGTCATCAGGTGTTGCCGGAGGAAGGGTTTGCCCTGCCCGGCACGCTCATCGTGGGCGCGGATTCCCACACCACCACCTATGGGGCGTTCGGCAGTCTGGCCACGGGCATCGGCCGCAGTGAGATGGCGGTCATTTTCGCCACCGGCAAAATCTGGCTGCGGGTGCCGGAGACCATGAAGGTGGTGGTGAATGGCGTGTTGCCAAAAGGCATCACCTCCAAAGATGTGATGCTGAAACTCATCGGCGATTACAGCGTGGACGGTGGATTGTACAAATCAGTGTGGTTCACCGGGCCGGTGATCGACGGTCTGTCCATCGCCGGCCGCATGGTGCTCACCAACATGGCGGTAGAGTTCGGCGCCAAGAACGGCTATATGGAGCCGGACGACAAGACGCTGGCGTTTCTGCACAACCGCAGCCGCCGGCCTTTCCAGGTTGTCCGCTCCGATGCGGATGCCGGCATCGATCCAGTCATTGAAATGAATGTCGACTCATTAGAGCCGCAGGTGGCCTGTCCGCACACGGTGGACAACGTCAAACCGGTAT
Coding sequences:
- a CDS encoding 3-isopropylmalate dehydratase large subunit, with product MGQTFAEKILGAKAGKRVAPGEIVEVFPDIAMSHDNTAAIAKTFKEIGVTRLHDPQRHVIILDHCVPAANEKFAQNHKDIRAFVQEQGIDHFFDIERGICHQVLPEEGFALPGTLIVGADSHTTTYGAFGSLATGIGRSEMAVIFATGKIWLRVPETMKVVVNGVLPKGITSKDVMLKLIGDYSVDGGLYKSVWFTGPVIDGLSIAGRMVLTNMAVEFGAKNGYMEPDDKTLAFLHNRSRRPFQVVRSDADAGIDPVIEMNVDSLEPQVACPHTVDNVKPVSAVAGTKIDQVFFGSCTNGRLEDFEIVAGVLKGRRVHPSIRMIVIPASQQVFLRALEKGYIQTLAEAGAVIVNSGCGPCMGNHEGVPAAGERVLSTSNRNFRGRFGCKDAEVYLCSPLTAAVSAVTGVITDFRQAL